The sequence CTTGGTTTCTATCAGCAGTGCATCATCACGCCCCAACTTAGCCGCTTCTTGCATGGCCTTAATCGCCGAGACAGGTGCTGGGTAGTGGTACCCCGCCTGCGCTTTGACAAACGCTTTCGAGCTTTCAAACGATAATAGTGCTTCTATATCATTATGCTTTAGTGGCGATTTTTTCTGAGTTTTACGCAACGCAATAGGCAGCTTTCCTGAAACTGCTTGGCGTAACACCTTGAGTGCGGAGACACCTAATTTATCACGTTCCACTACGCCATCCGCAACGCCTGCGGCAAGCGCTACCAGAGCTTTCTGATCTTTGCCGGATGCAATCCATTCAACCGCTACGTCTACACCCGCTAATCGAGGCAACCTTACCGTGCCACCCCACCCGGGAATTAGCCCAAGCTTTATTTCCGGTAAACCAACTTTTGCATCAGAGCTAAGAATACGGAAGTCGCACGCTAGGGCAATTTCCATGCCCCCTCCCAAGCAATACCCATTAATTGCGGCAACGGTTGGAAAAGATAAATCTTCGATACGACTAAATAATTTGTTCGTTTTTCCTACAAAAGCTTTAATGCCCTCATCACCCAGTTTAAACGCGGGGCCAAATTCGGTTACGTCTGCACCCACAATAAAAACGTCTTTACCGCTGCACAACACCATGCCTGCTGTTTCGGAGCGTTGTTCCAGCACCGTTACAACCTGCTCTAACTCCTCGAGCGCTGCGGCTGTAAACTTGTTAACAGATTCGCCTTGCAAATCAAATTTCAGCTCTACAAACCCGTCTTCTAGCTCACTCAGCTGAAACGCTTGTCCATTAAAAATCATGCTCACCTCTGCTTCTTATTTAGCGAGTGTTAAGAGCCGCTTGTTAGGCTCCCGATGAATAAAACGTTGCCACACGGCATTTATAGGGTCAACATCTATAAAGACTTTATGCTTATAACAATCAAAAATGCTTGTGGCGGCATACACTAATGAAACGGCCTCTTGCTATCACTAGTCAAAACGACTGATATAGCTATCCTTATCAACCACCAGCAACGACTGCTCCAAAGTATGGAACAGAATACTAAGGATCGATAGAAATTTAAGACGAAGGGAGAATAAATAGAGAAGAAAGCGCTAGGTGCGCCTATCACTAAATGACACTGAAATTACGGTGCATTCTTTTTGGCCATGATTCGCCAAACTGTGGGAACGGTGTAGTGAAAAATGGAACCCTTCTCCTACATCCAAATGATACTCGTGGCCATCTAGCCGTAAAGTCAGTATTCCGTTTACCACTATGCCGCCAACAAACCCTTTACGCATCATCCATTCAGAGGCGATATTTGCGCCAGGAGAATAAGTTTGGCGCGAAATGTAAACGCCGTCTCTACCCGCTTCAGTAAGCGGCATAATGCAACTTTCTGCGCCATCCTTTTGCACTTTAACGAAATCGCCCTCTCGATAAATAGGGGGCATAAGCTCAAGGTTATCGGAAAAGAACTCTTGCATTGTTAACGGTATTGCAGACAATATTTTTTCCAGCGAGCTCACAGAGGGGCTAACCTTGCCTTGTTCGATCATAGACAGCGTACTATTTGTAACGTCTGCACGGCGAGCCAGTTCCCGCTGAGAAAGCCCTTGCTGTTTTCTGACCGCTTGCAATCGCTCGCCTAAATTCCCAGACAGTGGCAACGCTGTCGAATACCGAACAATGCCCTCTCCTACGCGTCGTTTATCCTCTAGATCATCATCCATCGGAGCACTTCCATCTGCTTGATTTCATTATTCACGCCATTTTCCGGCTAAAACATTTCAATTAAAAAGAGTAGCCTTCACTATCTCCCAATGTAATCGGCTGAGCGTATCCCGGCAAGCTAATTGAGTCTGGTGTAAGCTTTATTTCCGACTCGTCGATAAGATCTGTACCAAAGGCATAAATAGGATTTAACTCTGCCTTGTCTGCCTCACCAAGATAAATTTTGGATTGCGCTTCGCTCGCTTGTTGCCTATCACGAAAAGCACTCAACTCGGCCGCCGAATAACGTTTACTTAAAAAACCATTTAAAACACTTGGAGACAACACCGTGGCAGTTGCGTTGTTACCGCCAAAGCCTTTGGAGTTTAAAAAGGCTATCTGACTTGAATCAACGCCCAGTTCTATATCCGTATTCGAAAGGTTTAATCGGTCGGCGTATACATCACTAGCGACGCTATCTATCGTCTTAATACCGGGCACGATGCCATGAGCAAAAGTCCCTAAACTTGCAATAAGTTGGTCGCCACTGGCAGGCCCAAGCGAATGCCCTAAATAAGATTTAACCGCTGCCACCGGCCAATTTGAAATTCCGAAGGCTCTTGCAACCTCGTCGAATATTCTCGATTCAGTCACTCGATTATGCGGTGTACTGGAGCCATGAGCGTGAACGAAACTACGCTCACGCACTGCCTGCTCCCCAAGAAGTGTTCGCGCCAAAGACACCGCTTTGGCCATGGTCACATAATTACCCGCACCTGGTGCCGAAATCGACTTCTTATGGCCGTCAGCATTCACATAAACACCGGGCACAGCACCGTATACCTGAGCCCCCAACTCCACCGCCAAATCATCCGCCATTAACACAACATACTGGGCAGATTCTGCCAACGTAAAACCGCAGTTTTCGCCAAAGGGCCGGCTGGCGCGACGATAATTCGGCGTATCGGTACTGTGTAAACCCTCAAGCTTTAACAAATCAGCATCCGTCGCCAAGGCGCTCATCGCCGAATAACCATCCATAACTTCAGGAATAATAGGCGCCTCACTTGACCCCACGAGCACAATTTTACGGCGCCCACTGCGAATATCCTCTACACCCGCGCGTAAATTGTAGAGAAACGTTGCACAGGCGCCGGTAACGCCGCCTGTTGCACCAACGCTACCGAGAACATAAGCATTGACGAAGTCAGCTGGCATTGTATTCAAACCCATAGCTAACTGTTTCGACGTAACGCGCGACGCTAATTGACGGGCCTGCATCATACCGCCAAATCCCGTACTATCGAGCTGGCTCATAACGCTACTGCTATATACGGCAACTGCATCGGGCGATATCTTAGACGTTGCCTCTTTCCAGTCGATACCCATAGATTTTACCGCGTCACTTGCCGCTAAAATCGACATTTGCAGGCCACGAGGGTGATGCTGCGAGCGATAGTGAGCACCGGGATTAAAACCCGTGGGCAATTGCCCAGCCGCTTGAACCGGCATTTTTGAGGTACAACTAAGCGTTAGGGTTTGAGTACTATCAATAGATATTTGATAACGCTTACCCCCGTCATCCAAAGGATCTGCAGTCCAATGCTCGGGTAATGGGTAAGGCAAATCCTTACCGGCAATCACGAACTTAGCAGGGTCACGCGGGCTCGCCTCCAAATTAATGCGCTTGCCAGCAGGCGTATTATTCACATTGAAAAAATCATGGCCAACCTGACGAACCAACGTACCATTGATAACGGCTTGTTCGTCATACGATGCCTGCCCCATCAGGTGAGATAAAGAGCTGAGGGTTTGCTGACGTAAATCACCGCTAAGGCTCTCTAAAATCATCCGTCGATAAGACTGAAAGCCCGAGCTTCTTCCGGCAGCGTTAAACCCACCAAAACCTACAATTAACGGTAAAAAATTCGCCATATTTACACCTGACTGTTGTCGACTACTCAATACTGGATAGCGCACAGTGTAGGGATTCCTAACCGCATGGGTACCGCCATTTCAGCCACCGACCATGGTATATTGGCCACAATATCACGAGTAACAAAATGGCGACCAATTAATGCTCAACATCTCTTTCTTACTGTGCGACAACATGTTGGCAACCAGCGCCACACTGCCCATGGAGCTACTCCACGCTGCCGTTACGCTAGCTACCGCGAATATCGATTCAGAACTGGAGGCTCAACCCCTTAAGATCACTTTAGTATCCACTTCAGGACACCCCATAAAAACACGCACAGGCCTCAAGCTCTCGCCAGATTGCGCAATTGCCAATGCCCCAACGGCCGATATCGTCTACCTTCCCGCTCTGTGGCGTAATCCAGAGCCTATCCTAAAAGCTAACCTTGAGGTTATTCCCTGGCTCCAGGAGCATTATCGCAATGGCAGCCTGCTTGCCGGTGTAGGCACCGGCTGTTGGTTCTTAGCGGAAGCTGGTTTATTGGACAATAAACCAGCTACAACTCACTGGTTCTATTTCGACCGATTTCAAAAACGATTTCCCAATATTCAACTAAAACGTCATCACTTTATTACTCAAGCAGGAAATCTTTATTGCACGGGCAGCGTCAACTCGTTAGCCGACCTCACCGTTCAATTTATCCAACGTTATTTTAGCCATCGCATAGCGAGCCATGTAGAGCGTCATTTCTTCCACGAAATACGGGCCTCCGCACGGGCCGCCCAAGCCTTTGACGAAGCCGATAACGCACACCCCGACGAAGCCATTGTGCAAACCCAAACGTGGTTGCAGTCTAATTACAATCAAGAGGTGCAAATGGGAGAGCTTGCGGAACAATTTGGTATGAGTACGCGAACATTCAATAGGCGGTTTAAAACAGCCACAGGCAGCACACCCCTTGCCTATTTAAAAAACATTCGCTTACGTATTGCAACAGATTTACTGAAGAGCAGTAATCTATCGGTAGGAGAGATTGTATTTCGAGTGGGCTATCAGGATGGAGCGCATTTCACGCAACTATTCAAACAGAAACACGGCGTGACCCCGAGCGTGTACCGCACAACCGTACGCGCCAAACTATTCACGCCTCACGAATAGACGTTGTGCCACAATCTATACTCATTCGCTTTTTGACAAAAAATAAAGGCCGAATAAAACGGCCTTTATTGACTGATCGCGCCATTCACAAAGAATTATGCAGCGTTATTTTTTGCAGCCGCTATATTGACAGAACCAGACGGATGAACATTGCTGTTGCTCGTGCTTCCAGCAGTTGCTATCGCTATAGTGCGCGGCTTCAATGCATCAGGAACCTCTCGCACTAAGTCAACATGCAATAAACCATTCACTAAAGATGCCCCCGTTACGGTAACGTAATCCGCCAACTGAAAACGGCGCTCGAAATTTCTAGCGGCAATACCTTGATGTAAAAACTGGCGACTCTCTTCTTTAGACGCTTGATTATTTCCCGTAACAATCAAACTATTTTGTTTGGTTTCGATGCTTAATTGAGCCTCATCAAACCCTGCTACCGCCATCGAAATACGGTATTGGTCTTCACCTGTAAGCTCTATATTATAAGGTGGATAAGTAGGCTGGCTCTGATCAGAACTGGAGAGATTATCAAGCAAGCTTGCCATACGGTCAAACCCGATTGAAGAACGGTAAAGTGGAGAAAAATCAAAATTACGCATAGGAATATCCTCTAAATGTGAGCAATATTAAAATTTGGCTTATCGTTAACGATCAAACCATTCCAACGCCGAAAAGTATAAAATACTGTTGCAACGTTGTTATATAGGCCCCCTTACGGCTGGCCTATCAATAATATTGGGACACAAAAAACAACTTCAAGGAAAAATAATATTTTTTTATAATTGCGTAACGTCTTCTAGAGCCGTGCCAATATTTCTATGCAGAAAATCAAACCCTAATGTTTGCGCATTACCGGGAACTACATGCTGCCCACCAATTAACAGCTCCTCAGCCATTTGACCGTAGATAATTTTCAACAAAAACCCTGGGGTTGGAAAAAAAGCTGGACGGCACAGTATTGCCCCCAATTTTTTCGCGAATTCGGCTTGTCTAACAGGGTTTGGCGCCGTAGCATTCACAACACCTCTATACTCTGGGTCGTGTATAGAGGTGACCAACATGCGCACTAGATCGCAAATATGTATCCATGACAACCATTGCTGCCCTCCGGCAATAGGCCCACCTAAAGCTAAGCGAAAAATAGGCAATAACTTACTTAACGCCCCTCCTCCTGGGCCTAATACTACACCAATACGAAAAATACATACCCGAGAACCTAGCGCTATAAACTTCTGCGCGGCCGTCTCCCACTCACCGCATAGATCTGCAGCAAAACCCTCACCCTTCGCGCTATTTTCACAAAGAATTTCATTATCACGCACACCGTAGTAACCCACAGCGGATGCATTAATTAAAACTTTAGGCACATGACCTCGCGCTTTAACCGAACGTAACAAACTTTCGGTTAAACGTACTCGGCTATCCATTAAAATCTTCTTTTGCGCTGTATTCCAGCGTTTTTCAGCAATTGGCGCGCCCGCCAAATTCACGATGACATCCGGAACCACACCTTCGGGCAATTCTAGATAAGAGGATACAAAAGTAATGGAACGGTGCCGATGATGGCTTGGCATGCGCGTTTGAACAAACAACTGATAGTCATGGGCGTCATCATCTACGAGAGAGGTGTTTTTACTTTCTAAACCAGAAGGAAGCTGTTGGCATGATAATTTTAGCAAGGCGGAACATAGTGCCCGGCCGATAAAACCTGTACCGCCATTGATAAACACCACTATCGACGCCATAGTTACCCCTGTTTCATTGTTTTTATTTTATTATTATTTTGCACCTTATTCAGTACCGACAATTGCGAAACAGTCAATATTCACAACCACCTATTTCCTCAGTATACGCTCAAAATTAACGAAACAGCCAGTAACACCCTCGCTTATTCTTTATATTGCTATAACCATTCAATTTTCCCATAGAATATTCTTAAAAACCGCTTGATAAATATTTTTAAAACGCCATGATTAGTTTGTGGGCCCACTATTACATTTTATATTTTTTAAACCGGCACTGATGGAGGTTAGCCTATGAAGTCCAATACCGATGTTGTATACCGTGATCTAGAGCCCTCACCTGCACTAAACGATACTATCCACAAAAAAATCGAAAAACTCTATCGCTACTCGGATTCTATTATTCATAGCCGCGTGGTACTGGATAGCCCGCACAACCATAAACACAAAGGTAAAATGTTTCGCGCATCCATAGAGCTTGGCGTGAAAGGAGCGCCCATTACCGTCACCCATGACGACCCATCACCTCATGTCGCCGTAAGAGACGCTTTCGCTACGTGCGAACGAAAAC is a genomic window of Teredinibacter purpureus containing:
- a CDS encoding Hsp20 family protein, with amino-acid sequence MRNFDFSPLYRSSIGFDRMASLLDNLSSSDQSQPTYPPYNIELTGEDQYRISMAVAGFDEAQLSIETKQNSLIVTGNNQASKEESRQFLHQGIAARNFERRFQLADYVTVTGASLVNGLLHVDLVREVPDALKPRTIAIATAGSTSNSNVHPSGSVNIAAAKNNAA
- a CDS encoding TIGR01777 family oxidoreductase; the protein is MASIVVFINGGTGFIGRALCSALLKLSCQQLPSGLESKNTSLVDDDAHDYQLFVQTRMPSHHRHRSITFVSSYLELPEGVVPDVIVNLAGAPIAEKRWNTAQKKILMDSRVRLTESLLRSVKARGHVPKVLINASAVGYYGVRDNEILCENSAKGEGFAADLCGEWETAAQKFIALGSRVCIFRIGVVLGPGGGALSKLLPIFRLALGGPIAGGQQWLSWIHICDLVRMLVTSIHDPEYRGVVNATAPNPVRQAEFAKKLGAILCRPAFFPTPGFLLKIIYGQMAEELLIGGQHVVPGNAQTLGFDFLHRNIGTALEDVTQL
- a CDS encoding beta-ketoacyl synthase, whose product is MANFLPLIVGFGGFNAAGRSSGFQSYRRMILESLSGDLRQQTLSSLSHLMGQASYDEQAVINGTLVRQVGHDFFNVNNTPAGKRINLEASPRDPAKFVIAGKDLPYPLPEHWTADPLDDGGKRYQISIDSTQTLTLSCTSKMPVQAAGQLPTGFNPGAHYRSQHHPRGLQMSILAASDAVKSMGIDWKEATSKISPDAVAVYSSSVMSQLDSTGFGGMMQARQLASRVTSKQLAMGLNTMPADFVNAYVLGSVGATGGVTGACATFLYNLRAGVEDIRSGRRKIVLVGSSEAPIIPEVMDGYSAMSALATDADLLKLEGLHSTDTPNYRRASRPFGENCGFTLAESAQYVVLMADDLAVELGAQVYGAVPGVYVNADGHKKSISAPGAGNYVTMAKAVSLARTLLGEQAVRERSFVHAHGSSTPHNRVTESRIFDEVARAFGISNWPVAAVKSYLGHSLGPASGDQLIASLGTFAHGIVPGIKTIDSVASDVYADRLNLSNTDIELGVDSSQIAFLNSKGFGGNNATATVLSPSVLNGFLSKRYSAAELSAFRDRQQASEAQSKIYLGEADKAELNPIYAFGTDLIDESEIKLTPDSISLPGYAQPITLGDSEGYSF
- a CDS encoding HPF/RaiA family ribosome-associated protein — protein: MKSNTDVVYRDLEPSPALNDTIHKKIEKLYRYSDSIIHSRVVLDSPHNHKHKGKMFRASIELGVKGAPITVTHDDPSPHVAVRDAFATCERKLKEDSNRRKSTRH
- a CDS encoding helix-turn-helix domain-containing protein, with the protein product MDDDLEDKRRVGEGIVRYSTALPLSGNLGERLQAVRKQQGLSQRELARRADVTNSTLSMIEQGKVSPSVSSLEKILSAIPLTMQEFFSDNLELMPPIYREGDFVKVQKDGAESCIMPLTEAGRDGVYISRQTYSPGANIASEWMMRKGFVGGIVVNGILTLRLDGHEYHLDVGEGFHFSLHRSHSLANHGQKECTVISVSFSDRRT
- a CDS encoding GlxA family transcriptional regulator yields the protein MLNISFLLCDNMLATSATLPMELLHAAVTLATANIDSELEAQPLKITLVSTSGHPIKTRTGLKLSPDCAIANAPTADIVYLPALWRNPEPILKANLEVIPWLQEHYRNGSLLAGVGTGCWFLAEAGLLDNKPATTHWFYFDRFQKRFPNIQLKRHHFITQAGNLYCTGSVNSLADLTVQFIQRYFSHRIASHVERHFFHEIRASARAAQAFDEADNAHPDEAIVQTQTWLQSNYNQEVQMGELAEQFGMSTRTFNRRFKTATGSTPLAYLKNIRLRIATDLLKSSNLSVGEIVFRVGYQDGAHFTQLFKQKHGVTPSVYRTTVRAKLFTPHE